Proteins from a genomic interval of Chanodichthys erythropterus isolate Z2021 chromosome 8, ASM2448905v1, whole genome shotgun sequence:
- the LOC137025131 gene encoding meprin A subunit beta-like gives MDSKILHTGTDSEISHTGKDLEISVSGEAAILGEDSGIVAKDETLNDGANGEVKEIQYWDIPVPYELSQNISLNRRGVILRAFEQFRLKSCIDFKLSEAEEIYISVESREGASLQVRFTPFTRASLHEPRLDSVNSSLLSHTLLLLTPFYPVSASITGMRNRCWSFIGRSSSPGAQTLSIGEECGRKGIVEHQFLHALGFSHEHTRYDRDDYVTINYQNIIKGFEGYFSKSSEIVSVTPYDYYSVMHFDKNAFSNGSGSTITTKSPEFQEVIGQLMEMSESDVTELNKLYKCNSSVSFLDHCSFDDESLCQMRVCSAADEGWKRLKSVSGVDVTDHTYLSRKQNGSSSFMHFSTEGRNQGDAAQLESKTLTPTRDCRVQCLQFYYYHSGNESDQLNIWIREYQNEPDSRGSLRLMDQITETPGNYWKLHHVPLNANTSFQVVFEGRKGAGNSRGGFSLDDINVSETQCPSHTWQIRGFEKKLNSGSGSWFSPLYYSSDGYRFVAGLILSGNQLAMFVHLVSGAYDHQLQWPCPWRQITVQILDQNPQIQKRMSFEQSITTDPNVTFFDGRYFWDNPRITGSQTNIGDESVFVDGFRFSALMLLTTDDLTRREFIKGGDIILLLDFQDISGLLQKDSLSCPKVTVKNFNTSTDSSVLQEPCAARASSTAQPISTTTVTPAGPTERECVDIVCSSSSRTASSLIILLLCFLLLEI, from the exons ATGGACTCTAAAATTTTACACACTGGAACGGACTCTGAGATTTCACATACTGGAAAGGACCTGGAGATTTCAGTCTCTGGCGAGGCGGCCATCTTGGGTGAAGACTCAGGCATCGTGGCCAAGGACGAGACTCTGAATGATG GAGCCAACGG GGAAGTGAAAGAGATTCAGTACTGGGATATTCCCGTCCCCTACGAGCTGAGTCaaaatatca GTCTGAACCGTAGAGGAGTCATTTTGAGAGCCTTCGAGCAGTTCAGACTGAAATCATGTATTGACTTTAAGCTCAGCGAAGCAGAAGAGATTTACATCTCTGTGGAGAGTCGTGAAGG ggcttctctccaagttCGGTTTACACCAttcacaagggcttcactccacgaacctcgactcgactcagtcaacagttcccttctctctcacacgctcctgcttctcacgccgttttatcctgtctccgcgtcaatcactggaatgagaaacag GTGTTGGTCGTTTATCGGACGCTCATCGTCTCCTGGAGCACAGACTCTTTCCATCGGAGAAGAATGTGGAAGAAAAGGCATTGTTGAGCACCAGTTTCTCCATGCACTGGGATTCTCCCATGAGCACACGAGATATGACAGAGATGATTATGTGACAATCAACTATCAGAACATCATCAAAG GGTTTGAGGGTTATTTCAGTAAATCCAGTGAGATCGTGTCCGTCACCCCGTATGATTATTACTCTGTCATGCATTTTGATAAAAACGCCTTCAGCAACGGTAGTGGATCCACGATCACCACCAAGAGTCCAGAGTTTCAGGAAGTGATCGGACAACTGATGGAAATGAGTGAATCTGATGTGACTGAGCTCAACAAACTCTATAAGTGCA ATTCCTCCGTCTCTTTCCTCGACCACTGTAGTTTTGATGATGAATCTCTGTGTCAGATGAGAGTCTGTTCTGCTGCTGATGAAGGCTGGAAGAGACTGAAGTCAGTGAGTGGCGTCGATGTGACTGACCACACCTACTTGAGCAGAAAGCAGAACG GGTCGTCTTCTTTCATGCACTTCAGCACTGAGGGCAGAAACCAGGGGGACGCAGCCCAACTGGAGAGCAAGACGCTGACCCCGACAAGAGACTGCAGAGTCCAGTGCCTGCAGTTCTACTACTATCACAGCGGAAACGAGTCTGACCAGCTCAACATCTGGATCCGAGAGTACCAGAACGAGCCCGACAGCAGAGGATCTCTCAGACTGATGGATCAGATCACAG AAACCCCTGGGAACTACTGGAAGCTGCATCATGTGCCACTGAACGCAAATACATCTTTCCAAGTTGTGTTTGAAGGCCGTAAAGGAGCTGGAAACTCCCGTGGAGGATTCTCACTGGATGATATCAATGTTTCAGAGACCCAGTGTCCTTCTCACACATGGCAGATAAGAGGCTTTGAGAAGAAACTGAACAGTGGGTCAGGCTCTTGGTTCAGTCCACTGTATTACTCCAGTGATGGTTATCGCTTTGTGGCTGGGTTAATTTTATCAGGAAATCAACTTGCAATGTTTGTTCATTTGGTATCTGGTGCATATGATCATCAGCTGCAGTGGCCTTGTCCATGGAGACAAATAACCGTCCAGATCCTCGACCAGAATCCACAAATACAGAAGCGCATGTCCTTCGAGCAAAGCATCACCACTGACCCTAATGTGACTTTCTTTG ATGGCAGATATTTCTGGGACAATCCTCGAATCACTGGATCTCAAACCAACATCGGTGATGAGTCTGTATTTGTGGATGGATTTAGATTTTCCGCTCTTATGCTCCTGACAACAGATGATCTCACTCGACGAGAGTTCATCAAGGGTGGTGACATCATACTTCTCCTCGACTTTCAAG ATATCTCAGGTCTGCTTCAGAAGGACTCTCTATCCTGCCCTAAAGTGACTGTGAAGAACTTCAACACTTCTACTGACTCAAGTGTCCTTCAGGAACCATGTGCTGCGAG aGCATCTTCCACAGCTCAGCCGATCTCAACTACTACAGTTACACCAGCAGGACCCACTGAACG TGAGTGTGTGGACATAGTCTGCAGTTCCAGCTCCAGGACTGCCTCCTCTCTGATCATCTTGCTGCTTTGCTTTCTTCTGCTGGAGATTTAA